In Planococcus shixiaomingii, the DNA window CCGGAAGGAAGAACGTCGGCAACGATTGCGAGATGGTGCCGAGGCTTCCGACATTCTGCATATCGATGCCGGTATACATGACAAGTGCGGATAACACCAGGATGGCGATGAGAGGTGCCGGGATTGCCGTAAAGAAGCGCGGCAAAATATAAACAATGGCCAGTGTTACGGCCACAAAAACATACGTAACCATATTGATGCCAAAAATAAACGGCACCTGGGCCAGAAAAATCAAAATGGCGAGTGAATTAACAAAGCCGATCATGACAGCACGAGGAATAAACCGCATTAAGCGCGCCACTTTCAAATAACCGAAAATGATTTGAATAATGCCGGTTAAAATCGTCGCGGCCAATAAATAGTCCAATCCATGGTCGCGGACCAAAGTCACCATGGCAAGTGCCATCGCCCCTGTGGCTGCGGAGATCATAGCGGGCCTGCCGCCGACAAAAGAAATGATGACCGCGATGGAGAACGATGCGTACAGCCCGACCATCGGATCAACTCCGGCAATGATGGAGAAAGCAATCGCTTCCGGAATAAGAGCTAAGGCTACGACAATACCGGCAAGAATATCTGCGCGGATATTGCCGAACCATTGCTCTTTGTATGACATTGTGTTCAAAAAATTCCACTTCCTTTTATATAGTTGTATTTTGACTCCTCACTCTCAAAGAAGTCCCGGGCGATGACAATAGTAAAAACTTTATCATTATTCGGTGCAAGTGTAAATACGGTTTCATTCAAACGGGCGTTTGACTAAAGTTGTCGAAAGATTTATACTAAAGAAAAACAGTCAAATGCTCATTTGAATGAAAGAAGGGTTCCTAATATGAGAGAAATTTGCGAAATCACCATAGTTCATCCCGAAGTGGTGGAAAAAGTTCAACCACGCATGGCCGACATGTCTCAAGTGGCTAACCTTTTCAAAGCGTTGGCCGATGAAACGAGATTAAATATTGCGTATGCCTTAACTATAGAAGAAGAAATGTGCGTTTGCGACATTGCGGCAGTGATTGGCTCTTCAACAGCAACAGCCTCCCATCACTTGCGCTATCTCCGTGACCGCGGGTTAGCCAAGTCTGCTCGAAAAGGAAAGCAAGTGTATTATTCGTTATCCGATGACCACGTCCACCAGCTGGTGAAGATTGCCCACGAGCATGCGAAAGAGGGTGTTGAGGATGCAAAAAACATATCGTCTTGAAAATTTATCCTGTACGAGCTGTGCCGCGAAATTCGAAAAAAACATCCGGGCTTTGCCGGAAATCAACACAGTCAACTTAAATTTCGGTGCTTCTAAACTGACAGTAGACGGCAATGTATCGATTGCAGATTTAGAGAAAGCCGGAGCATTTGACCATATCCGCGTTTATCCGGAAAAAGCGCAAGTGGAGCACGTGCCGTTTTACAAACGGCGCCAAACGATTGAAACGGCGCTGTCATTTGTTCTGATGATCATCGGGATTATTGTTTCGTTCCAGACTAGTGAAACCGACCCTCGTGCCATTGGGTTGTTCGGCGCTTCAATTGCGGTCGGCGGCTACGGAATGTTCTGGACCGGTTTAAAGAATTTAACGAAATTCCAGTTTGATATGAAAACATTGATGACCATCGCCATTATCGGCGCCGTCATTATTGGAGAATGGCGTGAAGGCGCGGTTGTCGTCTTCTTATTCGCTGTCAGTGAAGCGCTGGAAGCTTTTTCAATGAACAAAGCGCGGCAGTCGATTCGTGGATTGATGGATTTAGCGCCTGCCCGTGCCTTAATTCAGCGCAATGGGGAACTGTTGGAGTTGGATACAGAAGATATTCAAGTCGGGGATATGCTGATCGTCAAACCGGGCCAAAAAATCGCCATGGATGGGACGGTGCTGCGAGGCAATTCTTCCGTCAACCAGGCAGCGATTACCGGCGAATCGATTCCGGCTTTGAAGCAGCAAGGA includes these proteins:
- a CDS encoding ArsR/SmtB family transcription factor — protein: MREICEITIVHPEVVEKVQPRMADMSQVANLFKALADETRLNIAYALTIEEEMCVCDIAAVIGSSTATASHHLRYLRDRGLAKSARKGKQVYYSLSDDHVHQLVKIAHEHAKEGVEDAKNISS